A single window of Bacteroidales bacterium DNA harbors:
- a CDS encoding PAS domain S-box protein, which translates to MESSASKERVELQLSLLRQELMQVRESLKVAQMKISEYEQITENAQLAIIRFSPDGAIEYLNPFAQTLFNLHSDPKELKSITRLVVPEFGQILKSFSDLLHEMVEQGLNFYQHEKRLITRDNQIFWIGWTNQILFDPMGKVTGLVALGSDITSLKLTELALRQSEFNLKKAHEVAKTGSWVWEIGSDNIQCSELFFRIFGIEEISSYSQLQLLIKEIIFPEYLSFIKTKIDRAVRKGTTESYSYRIRHPLGGVRWIMEEVCLLGDTESIGQLLVGTIRDITEQKATEDKLREYLLIVSSSSELMSLISPDYRYINVNQAYLDAYKKPMNEIEGHTVSEMFGDEVFKKLIKPNIDRCLLGETISDQYWNVFADGKRRFMDVKYNPVREFDGTISGVTVSTRDITELKNTEEQLKIFRMFAEESGVGFGMADLEGRITYVNTTLCHLTGFNKPSEVIGKEIRKTYLRNHINLLNNEVIPAVHHKSHWTGEIDLLRIDGKVVHTIQNFFLIRNDDGEPVSYALSVTDISDRKIAEKALQRSETNFRSIFTNAAIGIDVVDENGKFLQVNDAMAEMMGYTKEELTELNISDITFPDDNESSVCSLADLFQGKSDCYRLEKRYVRKDGSIFWADLSVTVYYDPISHRQYAIGTIIDITQAKTLQLQLERSREEAIKANMAKSEFLANMSHEIRTPLNAVIGFTELLETLVSDKKQISYLESIKSGGKNLLLLINDILDLSKIEAGKMSFRFEPVNPYSLINEIKQIFSLKISEKNLDFIIDVDENIPASLILDEVRLRQVIFNLIGNAIKFTDLGYVKFSVKKIEPPDDTSRIDLKVTVEDTGIGIPADQHEIIFDAFQQQSGHNTRKYGGTGLGLSISKRLVEMMGGTIHLTSEVGKGSKFTFTLHNVFIGASIDLPDDEEDLNFAGLEFYRVTILIVDDVSSNRKLLKENLINHNFMVIEAEDGSQAVQLAELKKPEIIFMDIRMPVMDGFEASKIIKTNPDNQNVKIIALTASFRNEAQEENYTRYFDGYLHKPVTRSELFKELMRFVNHRQTITDHQEGKFCQSELNFNLSLTPGEETELQVLIDETLMPKWERAYRHQLSDEMKTFADLVTKAGIDFNLHPLKDFGSQFLVALDSFELDHMENCLKNFPKLISKIKDQLTNK; encoded by the coding sequence ATGGAATCATCAGCATCGAAAGAGCGCGTCGAGTTACAATTGTCTTTATTGCGTCAGGAACTGATGCAGGTCAGAGAGTCTCTAAAAGTCGCGCAGATGAAGATTTCGGAGTATGAACAAATCACTGAAAACGCACAGTTAGCCATTATCAGGTTTTCTCCGGATGGCGCCATCGAATACCTTAATCCGTTTGCACAAACACTTTTTAATCTGCATTCAGATCCCAAAGAACTTAAGTCAATTACCCGGTTAGTTGTTCCGGAATTTGGACAAATCCTGAAATCCTTCTCCGACCTTTTGCATGAAATGGTTGAACAAGGTTTGAATTTCTATCAGCACGAAAAGAGATTGATTACCCGCGATAATCAAATTTTCTGGATTGGCTGGACCAATCAAATTCTGTTCGATCCCATGGGTAAAGTGACCGGCCTTGTGGCATTAGGCAGCGACATCACCAGTCTTAAATTAACCGAATTAGCATTGCGGCAGAGTGAGTTTAACCTGAAAAAAGCACATGAAGTTGCTAAAACCGGCAGTTGGGTCTGGGAGATAGGCAGCGACAATATTCAATGCTCTGAGCTGTTTTTCAGGATATTCGGCATTGAAGAAATTTCGAGTTACAGCCAACTTCAATTACTAATCAAAGAAATCATTTTCCCTGAGTATCTCAGTTTTATCAAAACAAAAATTGACAGGGCTGTCAGAAAAGGCACTACGGAATCCTACTCTTACAGGATCAGGCATCCTTTGGGCGGAGTCAGGTGGATCATGGAAGAAGTTTGTTTGTTGGGGGATACCGAGAGTATTGGGCAGTTGCTTGTTGGTACCATCCGAGACATTACCGAACAAAAAGCCACCGAAGATAAACTTCGTGAATACCTGCTCATTGTTTCTTCATCCAGCGAACTAATGTCCCTGATTTCGCCGGACTACAGGTATATCAATGTCAACCAGGCTTATCTTGATGCCTACAAAAAGCCAATGAACGAAATTGAAGGGCATACTGTATCAGAGATGTTTGGTGACGAGGTTTTTAAAAAGTTGATAAAGCCCAATATTGACAGGTGTTTACTTGGTGAAACCATCAGTGATCAATACTGGAATGTGTTTGCAGATGGCAAGAGAAGATTCATGGATGTAAAATACAACCCTGTTCGCGAATTTGATGGCACTATCTCAGGTGTGACCGTTAGTACAAGGGATATCACCGAGTTGAAGAACACTGAGGAGCAGTTAAAAATCTTCAGGATGTTTGCAGAAGAATCGGGTGTTGGCTTTGGAATGGCCGACCTGGAAGGCAGGATAACTTATGTCAATACCACGTTATGTCATCTCACCGGGTTCAACAAACCCAGCGAGGTGATCGGCAAGGAAATAAGGAAAACATACCTGAGAAATCACATCAACCTGCTTAATAATGAGGTCATCCCCGCTGTTCATCATAAAAGTCATTGGACAGGAGAAATTGACCTTTTAAGGATTGATGGCAAGGTTGTGCACACCATTCAAAATTTTTTCCTCATCCGGAACGATGATGGAGAGCCGGTTTCGTATGCTTTGAGTGTAACAGATATCTCGGATAGGAAAATTGCCGAAAAAGCCCTCCAGCGAAGCGAAACCAACTTTCGTTCGATTTTCACCAATGCTGCTATAGGGATTGATGTTGTGGACGAAAACGGAAAGTTCCTGCAGGTAAATGATGCAATGGCCGAAATGATGGGGTATACAAAGGAGGAGCTGACAGAACTAAATATCTCCGACATTACTTTTCCTGATGACAATGAATCGAGTGTTTGCTCCCTGGCAGATTTATTTCAGGGAAAAAGCGACTGCTACCGGCTCGAAAAGCGATATGTCCGTAAGGACGGCAGCATTTTTTGGGCTGACCTTTCAGTGACGGTTTACTATGACCCCATCAGCCACAGGCAATATGCCATCGGAACCATCATCGATATAACTCAGGCAAAAACACTGCAGCTCCAGTTGGAGCGATCGCGCGAAGAAGCCATAAAGGCAAACATGGCAAAATCAGAGTTCCTGGCTAACATGAGTCATGAAATCCGTACACCACTCAATGCTGTCATCGGTTTCACTGAGTTGCTCGAAACCCTTGTATCCGATAAAAAACAGATCAGTTACCTTGAATCCATTAAGTCTGGAGGTAAAAACCTTTTGCTGCTTATTAACGATATTCTGGACTTATCGAAGATCGAAGCAGGGAAAATGAGTTTCAGGTTTGAACCCGTCAATCCTTATAGCCTGATCAATGAAATAAAGCAAATCTTTTCGCTGAAAATCAGCGAGAAAAACCTGGATTTCATTATTGATGTGGACGAAAATATCCCTGCCAGCCTTATCCTGGATGAGGTGAGACTGCGCCAGGTCATTTTTAACCTGATTGGCAACGCCATCAAATTTACTGATCTTGGCTATGTCAAATTTTCGGTAAAAAAAATAGAGCCTCCCGACGACACCAGCCGCATTGACCTCAAGGTGACCGTGGAGGACACAGGAATAGGTATTCCGGCTGATCAGCACGAGATCATTTTTGATGCATTTCAGCAGCAAAGCGGGCATAATACAAGGAAGTACGGAGGAACAGGACTTGGTTTATCCATCAGTAAGCGGCTTGTTGAAATGATGGGAGGAACCATCCATTTGACAAGCGAGGTAGGTAAAGGTTCAAAGTTTACTTTTACGCTTCATAATGTATTCATCGGCGCCTCAATAGATTTGCCAGATGATGAGGAAGATTTGAACTTTGCTGGGCTTGAATTTTATCGCGTCACAATCCTTATTGTTGATGATGTGTCTTCGAACCGAAAACTCCTGAAAGAGAATTTGATAAACCATAACTTTATGGTGATCGAAGCCGAAGATGGTAGTCAGGCCGTGCAACTTGCCGAATTGAAGAAACCGGAAATCATTTTTATGGATATCCGGATGCCTGTTATGGATGGCTTTGAAGCCTCCAAAATCATAAAAACAAATCCTGATAATCAAAATGTTAAAATCATTGCTTTAACTGCTTCATTCCGAAACGAAGCCCAGGAAGAAAACTACACCAGGTATTTCGATGGGTACCTGCATAAACCAGTTACACGCTCTGAACTTTTTAAGGAACTCATGCGATTTGTTAACCACCGCCAAACAATTACAGATCATCAAGAAGGAAAGTTTTGCCAGAGTGAGTTAAATTTTAATCTTAGCCTGACGCCAGGCGA